ATGTGACATCTACAAACAAAACATTGTTAAGTTTGAGTTTGCCCTTGCTCTTGCAAATTTTTTGTTAAACCATTCGGACTATAAGGCATACTGCCTCGTCTTCGGTCAGATATTTACTTACCAATAGTCCAAAGCAATCCATTATCATATCAGAATAGACTTCCTTTTGCCCCATGCACTGATATTCGACGTTCAACAGACGGCATCGCTTCATCGAGCCGCAGCACCGACACACGCCAGGGTCGAAAATCGGCCCTTTGCCTTTATCAACACTCATTATTATCAAATAAGattcatattaaattataaacagtAAAATTTCATGGGTTTTTGTGCGAGATTATTATTCTTTTTGGCATTCTCttcacagattattaatatgtagctTTAAGTATGCGTTTTGATACTGCATTTTCATTCCAATATGTCAAATTGCTTTGTTTCATTGTAGTGATTCTATTCgtcaacagatggcgttagagTTGAATGGGCATATTCCTGTTAAGGTTGAGATAATGTACCACTGTTTATACAATTTTTACCAATTATTTTTATGGGTTTAACCTATTTTTCAACTgaaatgtatacttggtcaaccagatcttgacagtacaaaaaggcggcaaatttgaaaaatgtaggcgcgaagagatatcgtcccatagaaaatttgaatttcgcgcctttttttactgacaagatttggttgatcagctatatgtaagtaaataaattcattGGTAAATAATCAAAGCGTGTTATTGATTTctgaacgaaaaaaaaaacaaacttgtAAATGTGTCAAAACTGTCAAGTAGGGTTGGCTAAATACATTTTCTTCATAAATAATTCGTCTAAATCTCCTAAAAAATGAGTGCCCCGAGTCGTAAAGGGCCCGTATTTGACCCAGGCCTCTGCCGCTGCTGCGGCTCCATCAAGAAATGTCGTCTGTTGAACGTTGAGTACGAATTTCAGGGTCAAAAGGAAGTGTACGCCGATATGTTTATGGATTGTTTTGGATTGATGGTATGTTGACAAAAATCAAAGACCAAACTTCTTTTTTGACTGTACAATGCTTCAATAAATAGTAACTAAGATAAGCTACTTAATTCCTAACCCTTCGGGTGTGCTATTtccagtaaataaataaatattaggtatggGATAATCTTAGACACAAATCGATcccgtcccacagtaagcttaataaggcttgtgttgtaggtCCAAGACTCTAAAACGACGATATATTACTGGATAGATGATAGATATAGGTATGGTAAGGCCTAGGGGCCTTCTAGCCTAGTTGGTAGTGACCCTACCTACTACTACTTCTACTCTACTCCCTATTATAGTcatttgtaatttaatattatgaaataaataaacctaAATCTATTTGTCTTTCACGCCGCAATACACATACATAAttcacatttttaatttacaaacTTGCCGACTAATCTTTCACAATATTACAGCTGTCCCATCTAGACGGGACGGTGGAGACGGAGCGCCTCGTCTGTGCGACATGTGTGGGCCGGCTGCGGGACGCCTGCGCCTTCCGCGAGCAGGTGCTACTGTGTGAGGACAGGCTGCTACAGGCCTCCATACATGTTCACCAACCTAGCGGTAAGCAGTATTATGCATACAGACATCTAGACTGAACAGTGtagactagagatgccccgaatagtggttttggccgaataccgaatattcggcccctctctcggccgaataccgaatattcggcatgacacgaacattttgagtcacaattattatgaaaactgatcgctaacaaagctcaacgttagatgatgacgttagctaagatatatttttgttgaacagcattaatgaatagagtcaaacaaaatggaatcatgataaaaatgaaatgttttttaatcaacaaatgctaaaaacagggtcttcatttttaacaactttccaagaacgcattctaaatattcctacatagtttttggttatttttattgtacaatttttctttttaagtaggtgcaacagatattcggtattcggccgaatagtaggcaacattcagccgaataccgaatattcggcaaagtggccgaataggccgaataccgaatagttgccgaatattcgtggcatctctagtgtaGACAGAGTTCCTCATTGCTTATGCACaaaacaagccttattgagctcaCTACAGTGAGTCCCTTAAGTCTTGCACCactgaagggagtgttttaaatcgatacGGAGTTGCgtattacctattcgcacgtgtatcgtacgttttacagtacatttggCACTTGAAAATTTCGACATAGGCATGTAAAGTGCTAATTACcacactatacttcgtttttttagcattagaaataaggtaaacaatcttgatgtgtcttttaattgaaaaacacattttaaaaataagttacggcaaatatgtaacaattataaatctaatacgatcatttatattcttctgctttcataagtaatagttacagatttttaaaaaagcgtttttcaattaaaagacatgtcaagatcgcttaccttctttcaagttctttctaatgctaaaaaaacggtgcggtaaagtagcaccatatgcagtacaatatttatttattactttaaaatTGTGTAATAATTGATGACCCGCTTTCAGATACCAAGGTAGAAATAGAGCTGAAGCCAGGAGAGGTGAAGGTAGAAATGGAGGCATCGGAAGACCCTCCGGATCCCAACATTGAGTCGGAGCCGGATGAGTTGGATGCAGATGTTGATGATCACTGTGAGTTATAGTCACACAAGATGAGGTTATTTAGGTTCTTAAGTATGTCAAAtctttaagagtcacacgaactcGCCTAACTCGAAAAGGAATgaatggattttcatgcggttgtcacctatcaatagagtgattcttgaggaaggtttaggtgtataatttgttaaggttgtgtatcccgtgcgaagccggggcgggtcgctagtataacaTATCTGGTAGTTTTTGTAGCAAAAAATTTTTGTACAAAGAAAGAGCGAGTagaaattttgtatgtaaaacttaaaaaatattttaattattaatatttcagtAATAGCCTGCCTGGCTATATGTCAAATCGGCCATGTTTATTTCCTTTTTAACCCCAGGCGCAAAAAGAAAggtgttatatgtttgacgccactcattatctgtctgtggcatcataGCTCTTTAACGGATGGACCGaattcgatgcggttttttttaaacgtgaaagcgagtttcgTTCTTGGTTATGATTGAGAAAAATCtatccagcagtttgaagagtatcagctcttttccaaaatgatgtaaggcattttttgcataaaatttattttaaaacttattatatatattttttaatttaatagttaaaCTTGTTTCAGTATCGGACATAGACATCAAAGAAGAAACCGCGAAGCCTCGCAAAGAAAAGAGAAAGAAGGAGAGTGAGCGAGAGGTGCAGAAGCGGTTCCGCTCTCTCGGCAACAAGCTACGCAGGTTGCTAGAGCAGGACGGACCGTGCACTTACGGTACGtagaaccatagagaaaaaaatacctagattgctcactccatacatcagttttgataccaaaaagactattaatttcagtgtctacatctagcatcgagtagcggaactatcagtactgctacttgacaatagatgtagcaccgaccggaaagtcttatgttgttgagaatTAGACTTCTCTATGGTAGAACCTAGAATAACTTAGTACTTGAGAGTTTgcagcaagctcggttctccatacaaaccaagggaaatataagtaaagaaactccatacatcagttttcttaccaaaaccacagaataaataatagtactaggtacagaagactcactctctaacaaaacgcgtctgttacgatcagcacagatatggccgctaggtggcgacagcgccacgcgcggcttatggctagccaccaaaattggggccgaacggatgtacttttagctacctgtagcaaagcgacgaaatcgcggagtgagacacgcctggttttggttacaaaactgatgtatggagtgagcactctatgctaACTTATTTCTctaccctcctaaggcccaaggtcgtacctatagtacctattcagttcgatgcaatttaaaccatgttcaattggaacagagtcgcttttgctttgtttcgttcaattttcaaacaacgcaaattcaactctatttcctacaatttaggttcaaatttcaatgGCAAATTTTGTATGTTTCGTTTTATGGCTGGGCTTTAGGAGGATATGGTTTGACCCAAaaccatttttgaagtgaaaacttctttagcgacgctgtgcactttttgaggtgaggaaaaaatgttaaactcgcgacaggtaacgtgatcgaaaaacttacaatgtcattgagtttttctttattgatttaaatgccatctagtgagtttccctcaaACTGGTActtatataactcgagtactaacagtgatgtgcttaggggtttcaagacTTTCAagcaatgcgacgaaataacgctagatggcgttaacctcaattatacatagtgctgcagacattttgcactagccatcgagttttcacttctgccggcactcccggagtgcaacccgttgttttttttttcagaaccaCCCCCACCAGAGAGAGCCCGCCCAAAATGCATGGATCAAGATGACAAACAATTCTACAACACCACCACCATCATTGAAAACTCCTTTGTGTGTCCTTTCGAGACCTCTTTCAGTGACTACCACTGTGTCTACTGTCGGGAGGTCTTCACGGACCCCAAGGAACTCAGGGAACACACCTTAACTCATGACCCTAACACGTATAAAGACCTAgttagaataaataaaaaaatgcctcAAATAGACGTCTTAAGAATCGACTGCAGGTTGTGCGAAGAGAAAATTTACGATATAGACAATTTTAAAACTCATATAACAAATCTGCACGGAAAATACTTGTTTAAAATCCAAAATGaggttttacaatttaaattgacTGTGAGCCATTTGGTATGTATAGTTTGTAATGAGACTTTTGGGTATTTTCACGCGCTGAGGAATCATATGGCGGTGCATTATGGGAGTTGCATATGCGATGTCTGCGGAGCTCATTTCTTTGAAGAGAGGCGATTGACCGAGCATCAGAAGTCACATAATAAGAGACCAGGAGTTAAATACTCCTGTAAAGAGTGCGGGAAGGAATTTAAATCTAAAAATGGGAGATACTTACACGTAGCGACTATGCATAAGAAGGAACCTACATACCAATGTGGGAAATGCGAAGCGGTTTTCTTCACTTATGCTCTAAGATGTCGACATAGAATAGAGGTACATGGGGAAAAAAGGGAATTCGCTTGTGATCACTGCGATAGATCTTATGATAACAGAAAATCTTGGAGAGAGCATAACCGGAGAGCTCATCTGAAGATATCTAAGCATAAGTGTGACATTTGCGACAGAATGTTTTACCTGCCTTGTCAGTTGAAGGAGCATATGACAACACATACGGGGGAGAGGAATTTTAGGTGTGAGTATTGTGGGAAATCGTACCCTAGGCTCAGGGCGTTAAGGTTGCATATGAAAAGTCACAGTGATAATAAGTATAGGTGTGGTATATGTGATGCGACGTTTACACAGAACGTCAGTTTGAGGAATCATGTGAAAAAACAACATCAGGGCTTGGATATGGAGAGTTTGAGGAATTGATCAGCTTGaagttattatgtttttttagttAATTGGTAAACGTAATTTTTGTGATGATTTATTATTcatgcaaaataaataatttaaataacataatgatattttattaagtaggtaacgtTAAGTTACCTAGgtcataggtattaggtactagcaaagagtatagattttatagagagttactgtcatggcaaATTATGCAGCCACAGCCACAGTACattcactgccatctttcgacagaagattaaaactgttagaacgccatttgactttggtgcttattctttcactgatatgtgttaattcgttaaatgtcaaaaattaacgccatctactcgacagtaggccaaaggtagggtgcaatcttttcgagtgAAGGCGCTATACCttttgccatagagaaatataataagacaagagtgctcactccatacatcagttcagactattaatttcagtgtcgacatctagcatcgagtagcggaactatcagtactcagttatgctgttgagataagactttccggtcggtgcgacatctattgtcaagtagcagtactgatagttccgctactcgatgctagatgctaatagtctttttggtactaaaactgatgtatggagtactctatgtatttttttctctatgcttttgcctactgtcgagtagatggcgttaatttttgacccccggtttaaactctcgcgcgagccacgagacgagccgcgagccgcgccacgagacgcgagtccaccgtttacactcgcgttcggcttgttattcggttataaaccttatgccgtgccgttagtgtttaaattatattagctcgacgagctcgcgagccacgagacgagccgcgagcccaccgcttacactctcgtctcgtggcgcggctcgcggctcgtctcgtggctcgcgcgagagtttaaaccggctatgacatttaacaaattgacacatatcagtgaaagaataaggatgaAAGTCAAATAGCGTTTTAAccgttttaatcttctgtcgaaagatggcagtaaacgTACTGTGGCTACATGATTTACCaggacagtaactctctatactctctattctctttggtactaGACTAGATGGTACTAAAAAGTACGTAGTAGTAAACTAAGTTTATAGGTACGTCACGGGATAGATCGCACGCGCATCTAGGGTTCGAAATCGAATCAGTAATTCAGCCACTGAATAAataactcactctctaacaaaacgcgtctgttacgatcagcacagatatggccgctaggtggcgacagcgccacgcgcggcttatggctttccccaaaattggggcggaacagatgtacttttacctgtagcaaagcgacgaaatcgatgagtgagccacgcctgattcAGCTTAGGAATGGTAACAGACAAACATCAATAATTACGACTtgatttgacgactggtctggcctagtgggtagtgaccctgcctgttaagccgcggtcctgggttcgaatcctagtaagggcatttatttgtgtgattaacacatatatttgttcctgagtcttgggtgttttctatgtatttatgtatttgtatattatatatatcgttgtttgagtacccacaacacaagccttcttgagcttactgtgggacttagtcaatctgtgtaagaatgtcctataatatttatttattttatttattacggaactaaatatatttggttaaCATAATCCCTCTGCGCCTCCAAAAACTTGGTAATGAACGCGTCATGCTTGATCAAGTGCGTGAAGGCGGTATACGAGCCAGTGTCGCAGAGGTCTTGGGAGTAGGTTTCGGGGTCGATGGGGGCCGTGGAGACGACCCCGCGCAGGTACCAGCGCGTGGCGCCGCGCTCCGTGCGAGGGAACACCAGGCCTCCGCCGCTGTCGCCACTGCACAGCTTGGTGCCTGTACATATAGTttagtaaaaatataataagacaagagtgctcactccatacatcagttcagactattaatttcagtgtctacatctagcatcgagtagcggaactatcagtactgctacttgacaatagatgtagcagtactgatagttccgctacatgctagatgctaatagtctttttggtacatggtttagggccagttgcaccaaccacatttgacagactgatcaacgtaagccggcgcgccccggcgctttgcTATGTAACttggatctttttaaatcgagagtgaatagacatcttttaggtaagcatgttccatcctagactgcatcggcacttagagtctggctaatgaaagttaagcctgagataacgcgggaatttcaataaaaaccgcaccgcaataaaattactatgaaattaaatgacagcttgaaactgacagcttatttgataggaaaaaaggtgccatataaaaagttttaaataaatctcaggctcaactttcattagccagactctaccatcaggtgagattgtggtcaaatgcaaaaaaaaaactttccatacatacaaattttggggactctttaacgatacgaacagtttggtgcaactcaCTCTTAATCACTTGCCTGAATATATTAAGGCCCAAAAGGGGATCAGATTTAAAAACAAGCTCAAGAAATGGCTGTTAACAAGAAGTTTCtataatttaaatgaatattttatgtaCCGTTATGatgttatgttatttatttgcATGCATTGCATTAGGTTGGTTGCAAATGGGCAAGCTGATGAAATTATGTGatattctaatacctttaaacgagcaagtcttgtttatttatttatttatttatttatatatatatatatatttcggggatctcggaaacggctctaatgatttcgatgaaatttggtatataggggttttcgggggcgaaaaatcgatctagctaggtcttatctctgggaaaacgcgcatttccgagttattatatgttttccgagcgaagctcggtcacccagatattttatatttataaaagacCTATGTACCAACACAGCTTTGACAATAAAGTACAGTccagacatagagaaatatagtaagacaagagtgctcactccatatatcagttcagactgttaatttcagtgtcgacatctagcatcgagtagcggaactatcagtactgctacttgacaatagatgtagcaccgaccggaaagtcttatgctgttgagataagactttcctgtcggtgctacatctattgtcaagtagcagtactgatagttccgctactcgatgctagatgctaatagtctttttggtactaaaactgatgtatggagtgagcactctatgtatttttttctctatggtccagacgagctgggcaaatcgaccgatttgatcaggaaaataataggcgccaatctcatctagcgtccacacgtacacaatttgatcaccaatttgcattccatagatactataACTTCGAAaatggcatttttgtgtccgcacctgctgatttgatcggggaatcaaattgatgtttgcgtccgcacgtcctgatttgatcggacaatttaatcaaattggcgaaaaattgtctcgtctggacgcCACTTAAAGAAATTTTTTCTTTCACCTAACTAgcagtacctactgataaattccgctacttgacgttagatgtcgactacgaaataactcgcgttttggtaaaaactgatgtatggagtcaccactctttctttacctatatttctctatgatattggGTGATATTGGCAAAGGGCTAAACAGCCTGTATGACATACTGTTCCTGGTGCCCGCGCATATCTTGTCGCTGGTGATGAAGCTGATGAAACTCTTGGGAAGGCCAGCGAAGCACTGCTCCACTTCCACGTACGGCAGCTCTATGAACTTCAGCAGAGGAGTTCTGTTCCAAGCCGCTACCTGTCAAATTATCGGTCAaaaaccatagaaggtagcatcctatagggctcctctacacgatgggccagcgccggccactctaagggacgcagccatgcg
The DNA window shown above is from Cydia amplana chromosome 25, ilCydAmpl1.1, whole genome shotgun sequence and carries:
- the LOC134659561 gene encoding zinc finger and SCAN domain-containing protein 12-like, with amino-acid sequence MSAPSRKGPVFDPGLCRCCGSIKKCRLLNVEYEFQGQKEVYADMFMDCFGLMLSHLDGTVETERLVCATCVGRLRDACAFREQVLLCEDRLLQASIHVHQPSDTKVEIELKPGEVKVEMEASEDPPDPNIESEPDELDADVDDHLSDIDIKEETAKPRKEKRKKESEREVQKRFRSLGNKLRRLLEQDGPCTYEPPPPERARPKCMDQDDKQFYNTTTIIENSFVCPFETSFSDYHCVYCREVFTDPKELREHTLTHDPNTYKDLVRINKKMPQIDVLRIDCRLCEEKIYDIDNFKTHITNLHGKYLFKIQNEVLQFKLTVSHLVCIVCNETFGYFHALRNHMAVHYGSCICDVCGAHFFEERRLTEHQKSHNKRPGVKYSCKECGKEFKSKNGRYLHVATMHKKEPTYQCGKCEAVFFTYALRCRHRIEVHGEKREFACDHCDRSYDNRKSWREHNRRAHLKISKHKCDICDRMFYLPCQLKEHMTTHTGERNFRCEYCGKSYPRLRALRLHMKSHSDNKYRCGICDATFTQNVSLRNHVKKQHQGLDMESLRN